The Aspergillus luchuensis IFO 4308 DNA, chromosome 7, nearly complete sequence genome has a segment encoding these proteins:
- a CDS encoding LOG family protein (COG:S;~EggNog:ENOG410PHUH;~InterPro:IPR031100,IPR005269;~PFAM:PF03641), with translation MSMPSGRDVQQPVICVFCGAQPGNSPEYIAAARALAHELHAANAKLVYGGGTKGLMGEVAKTLVSLSGPSAVHGFIPKALVAHYPDADVSRQAESNAQEDGKQPERMLAPGSSPAEGEYGRITIVDSMHERKQKMAEEVLAGGPGSGFVALPGGYGTLEEVAEVITWNQLGIHDRGIVLLNVNGFWDGLVTWIEMAAQRGFVGQANKGIMVECKEVEEVIGVLKAYRPSGGRLNLSWGSK, from the exons ATGTCTATGCCTAGCGGCCGGGATGTGCAGCAGCCCGTCATATGCGTTTT TTGCGGCGCCCAACCCGGCAATTCACCCGAGTACATAGCCGCCGCTCGCGCACTCGCGCATGAACTGCACGCCGCCAACGCAAAACTGGTCTACGGAGGCGGAACAAAGGGACTGATGGGCGAAGTGGCAAAGACTCTAGTATCACTATCTGGCCCATCTGCAGTGCATGGCTTCATACCCAAGGCACTGGTAGCACACTATCCTGATGCGGACGTCAGCCGCCAGGCCGAGAGCAATGCCCAGGAGGATGGAAAACAACCCGAGCGAATGCTTGCCCCAGGGTCTTCACCAGCTGAGGGCGAATACGGGAGAATCACCATCGTGGACAGCATGCACGAGCGAAAACAGAAAATGGCAGAGGAGGTTCTTGCCGGTGGTCCTGGGTCAGGGTTTGTAGCTCTCCCGGGCGGTTATGGGACCCTGGAGGAGGTCGCTGAGGTTATTACGTGGAATCAACTGGGGATTCATGATAGAGGGATTGTTTTGTTGAATGTTAATGGGTTTTGGGATGGGCTTGTGACGTGGATTGAAATGGCGGCTCAGCGGGGGTTTGTTGGACAGGCGAATAAGGGTATTATGGTGGAGTGtaaggaggtagaggaggttATTGGGGTGCTTAAGGCGTATAGGCCGAGTGGTGGGAGGTTGAACCTTTCTTGGGGGAGtaagtga
- a CDS encoding uncharacterized protein (COG:S;~EggNog:ENOG410PMCH) has product MDAIPLPDQVSELYNDFLSRCAPNEHKDWGLAITALKLLAITHRPFSILELSWAVTLHTAHHVTTVDDLSKLVDHQKLMSMIQPFITSVELDDLRKYQVQLIDKSLQDLIKKNWATKYSNTEGSHSSGDDGQRFASPEALILDICVRYLLLDEIGVKFVFSEEQIAISELPQASDLFNDEKDPVKYNSHCSWEAWEEDMPRFSPTERGLGEFFVYASCYWPEYYRLVTAEALPRLASIEKLCQADSNRIRNWTQQNRRPGCAMPPRFPFDSQLYDPLSITCLYGSVDMLHVMLRDSNFDNGNFLEMTALKGADQLLQWGDLSRLRELFLDPRLGHQLRNLDFFRLIIRRWRESSVCRPDWEDAFALIDLMRDQMVQQQWGYELWCMAASAGCAPIVQRLLSGARHNEGLRRELLREFSLMPQVAPLK; this is encoded by the coding sequence ATGGATGCAATACCGCTTCCCGACCAGGTTTCTGAGCTCTACaatgattttctttcccgcTGTGCACCCAATGAGCATAAAGATTGGGGACTCGCCATCACAGCTCTGAAGCTCCTCGCCATTACCCACAGACCATTTAGCATACTAGAGTTGTCCTGGGCGGTTACCCTGCATACCGCTCATCATGTTACTACTGTTGACGATCTTTCCAAGCTAGTAGACCACCAAAAGCTCATGAGCATGATCCAGCCCTTTATCACAAGTGTTGAGCTTGATGACTTGAGAAAATACCAAGTTCAGCTCATAGACAAGTCGTTGCAGGACTTAATCAAGAAGAATTGGGCCACAAAATACTCGAATACAGAAGGTTCACACTCCTCGGGAGACGATGGACAACGCTTTGCAAGCCCAGAAGCATTAATATTGGATATATGCGTGCGATATCTTCTTTTAGATGAGATAGGCGTCAAATTCGTGTTCTCCGAAGAGCAGATTGCGATTTCGGAGCTTCCGCAAGCGTCCGACTTGTTCAACGACGAGAAGGACCCAGTCAAGTACAATTCTCATTGCTCGTGGGAAGCTTGGGAAGAAGACATGCCTCGGTTCAGTCCGACTGAGCGTGGATTGGGCGAGTTCTTTGTCTACGCGTCATGCTACTGGCCTGAATATTATCGTCTTGTCACGGCTGAGGCCCTTCCCAGACTAGCGAGCATCGAAAAGTTGTGTCAAGCCGACTCGAACCGAATTCGCAATTGGACGCAGCAAAACCGTCGTCCAGGCTGTGCGATGCCGCCGAGGTTCCCATTTGACAGCCAGCTATATGATCCCCTCAGTATCACCTGCCTTTATGGCTCTGTAGATATGCTTCATGTCATGCTCAGAGATTCTAATTTTGACAATGGCAACTTCCTCGAGATGACGGCCTTGAAGGGAGCAGATCAACTCCTTCAATGGGGAGACTTGTCCAGGCTCAGGGAACTTTTTCTGGATCCGAGACTTGGTCATCAGCTACGAAATCTGGACTTTTTTCGCCTGATTATCCGCAGGTGGCGTGAATCGAGTGTCTGTCGACCCGACTGGGAAGACGCTTTTGCACTAATTGACCTCATGAGAGATCAAATGGTCCAGCAGCAATGGGGATATGAACTCTGGTGCATGGCTGCCAGTGCAGGCTGCGCGCCCATTGTTCAGAGATTACTGTCTGGCGCTCGGCATAATGAAGGGCTTAGAAGAGAGCTACTGCGTGAATTCTCACTCATGCCACAAGTGGCACCCTTGAAGTGA
- a CDS encoding adenosine deaminase family protein (COG:F;~EggNog:ENOG410PJ4E;~InterPro:IPR001365,IPR006330,IPR032466,IPR006650;~PFAM:PF00962;~TransMembrane:1 (o20-37i);~go_function: GO:0019239 - deaminase activity [Evidence IEA];~go_process: GO:0009168 - purine ribonucleoside monophosphate biosynthetic process [Evidence IEA]) yields MNDVQSICFPIPSQQSELYFPLYIPLCLIMALNASVLSNKTLRDYRNTIHQHNDKFIKNMPKVEMHVHIEGTMTPELRWELAQRRGESVLNINTQQPCETLSELKSTYELLNDLDAGGVDGGMQRFFKLYYGGFSVLQDEEDFYRLAMNYFRKAASMNIRYCEPFFDPQGHTRRGVPFKTMMDGFKRAQSEAVRDLGVHCQWMMCMLRDMSPESAMDHYLQALPYRDMIVGIGLDSLEVDRPPLLFEDVFLRARKDGFKITCHCDVGDKDTLRNIGQVVDQLGGSGADRIDHGLHAADDSFLLQRVKGKDLGMTICPWGYLCYSGEAQIIDRVRTLFNAGIRIAIGSDDPSYMEDIWLNNSLYLLRVLGNFTDAEFVQLQRNAVDICWASDDIKAAILKELEDF; encoded by the exons ATGAACGACGTTCAATCCATTTGCTTCCCAATTCCAAGTCAACAATCGGAGCTGTATTTCCCGCTATACATTCCACTCTGTCTTATCATGGCCTTGAACGCGTCTGTCCTCTCAAACAAAACCCTGCGAGATTATCGAAACACAATCCACCAGCACAATGACAAGTTCATCAAAAACATGCCCAAAGTCGAAATGCATGTTCATATCGAGGGCACAATGACACCCGAACTCCGGTGGGAGCTCGCGCAACGGCGCGGCGAGTCAGTTCTCAATATCAATACCCAGCAGCCTTGCGAGACTTTGTCGGAGTTAAAGAGTACGTATGAGCTTCTCAATGACCTGGATGCAGGTGGTGTAGATGGTGGAATGCAGCGATTCTTTAAACTGTATTACGGTGGTTTCAGTGTCCttcaggatgaagaggacttTTACCGTCTGGCAATGAATTACTTTCGGAAGGCTGCTTCCATGAATATCCGTTACTGTGAGCCGTTCTTTGATCCGCAGGGTCATACACGGAGAGGTGTTCCATTTAAGAcaatgatggatgggtttAAGAGGGCGCAGAGTGAGGCTGTTCGAGATCTTGGG GTCCACTGTCAATGGATGATGTGCATGTTGCGAGACATGTCCCCGGAATCTGCTATGGATCATTATCTCCAGGCACTACCATATCGCGACATGATCGTCGGAATCGGACTGGACTCTCTAGAGGTGGACCGTCCGCCATTGCTCTTTGAAGACGTTTTTCTCCGCGCTCGCAAAGATGGTTTCAAAATTACCTGCCATTGCGACGTCGGCGACAAGGATACACTGAGGAATATTGGGCAAGTGGTTGACCAGCTGGGAGGAAGTGGAGCGGACAGGATTGATCATGGGTTACATGCCGCCGAcgattcttttcttcttcagaggGTCAAAGGAAAGGACCTTGGAATGACGATCTGTCCGTGGGGTTATCTGTGCTACTCTGGAGAGGCTCAGATTATTGATCGGGTTCGCACATTGTTCAACGCTGGCATCAGGATAGCCATTGGCAGTGATGACCCGTCATATATGGAGGATATTTGGCTGAACAACAGTCTTTACCTGCTTCGTGTACTGGGCAATTTCACTGATGCGGAGTTCGTCCAGCTACAACGGAATGCCGTTGATATCTGTTGGGCCTCTGATGATATCAAAGCAGCAATTCTGAAGGAACTTGAGGATTTTTGA
- a CDS encoding glycoside hydrolase family 16 protein (CAZy:GH16;~COG:G;~EggNog:ENOG410PJVM;~InterPro:IPR000757,IPR013320;~PFAM:PF00722;~SECRETED:SignalP(1-19);~TransMembrane:1 (n3-14c19/20o296-318i);~go_function: GO:0004553 - hydrolase activity, hydrolyzing O-glycosyl compounds [Evidence IEA];~go_process: GO:0005975 - carbohydrate metabolic process [Evidence IEA]) has translation MSLFHVLALLVASLSLVTAQTFSNCNPLNTTCPADPALGTNHTWYFNSTLDDTIWNVTNGNIGITDEGAEFSIAQKMDSPTMQSNFFIFFGIVESHVKMAKGGGVVSSVVLQSDDLDEIDWEWVGYNTSEVQSNYFGKGNNTSFDRGGFHYVPNADTEFHNYTTYWTSEKVEWWIDQQLVRTLKYEDAVGGKNFPQTPSNIRFGIWPAGDPSQPHGTIVWAGGEIDYSAGPYTMVVEKVRVHDFHTGKEYTYSDHSGSWESIKVVSGNSTTVEQLNKPPPKSLSEKWNELPSSAKAGVGIGVAAVGASCLAGFIFFCVRQRKRGRLEHALNDAKWDSERTEMNNFQSEWKQSEWKHKGYQPVS, from the exons ATGTCACTCTTTCATGTACTGGCGCTGCTGGTAGCCAGTCTTAGTCTTGTTACCGCTCAGACTTTCAGCAACTGTAACCCACTCAATACAACATGTCCTGCAGACCCAGCCTTAGGTACCAATCATACCTGGTACTTCAACTCTACCCTCGACGACACGATCTGGAATGTCACCAACGGCAATATTGGCATCACCGATGAGGGTGCGGAATTCTCCATCGCTCAAAAGATGGATTCGCCCACTATGCAATCtaacttcttcatcttctttggcaTTGTCGAGTCCCATGTCAAGATGGCcaagggtggtggtgtagtgAGCAGTGTGGTGCTCCAATCGGATGACTTGGACGAGATCGACtgggagtgggtgggatATAACACCAGTGAGGTTCAGTCCAACTATTTCGGCAAGGGCAACAACACGTCTTTCGACCGGGGTGGCTTCCACTACGTTCCTAATGCCGACACGGAATTCCATAACTATACCACCTACTGGACGAGCGAGAAGGTTGAGTGGTGGATTGACCAGCAATTGGTCCGCACGCTGAAGTATGAAGATGCTGTGGGTGGCAAGAACTTCCCCCAGACCCCCAGCAACATCCGCTTTGGAATCTGGCCTGCCGGCGATCCCAGTCAGCCTCATGGTACCATTGTATGGGCAGGTGGTGAGATTGATTACTCGGCTGGCCCGTACACCATGGTAGTTGAGAAGGTTCGCGTGCATGACTTCCACACCGGCAAGGAGTATACGTACTCAGACCATTCGGGATCCTGGGAAAGCATCAAGGTCGTGTC TGGTAATTCGACCACCGTGGAACAGCTCAACAAGCCTCCTCCGAAGTCACTGTCCGAAAAATGGAACGAACTACCAAGTAGCGCAAAGGCTGGTGTCGGCATTGGCGTAGCAGCTGTCGGAGCCAGCTGTCTTGCtggtttcatcttcttctgtgtGCGGCAGCGCAAGAGGGGCCGTCTCGAACATGCCCTGAACGATGCGAAGTGGGATTCCGAACGGACGGAGATGAACAACTTCCAGTCCGAGTGGAAACAAAGCGAATGGAAACATAAGGGCTACCAGCCAGTCTCCTAG
- a CDS encoding uncharacterized protein (COG:S;~EggNog:ENOG410Q0NI), with translation MSCSGIADTPTILASPMPLNFLDLPIKIRNSIYKQVLVLPHPIHIFQDPGCPLEAFAPEKPGSWLALIYVSRQISDESRMILYSMNRFIFHEMETACRPGTLLESFLNCIGPKIPGFCLIYASTFRSPSTYQAPPESRDSQIACEDYSYYDKAVSI, from the coding sequence ATGTCCTGTTCAGGTATCGCAGACACGCCTACAATATTAGCATCGCCAATGCCTCTCAATTTCTTGGATTTGCCTATCAAGATACGTAACAGCATATACAAACAAGTTCTCGTTTTACCTCATCCAATTCACATCTTCCAAGACCCAGGATGTCCACTGGAAGCTTTTGCACCCGAAAAACCCGGCTCATGGCTTGCATTGATCTACGTCAGCCGACAAATATCGGACGAGAGCAGAATGATTCTGTATAGTATGAATCGGTTCATCTTCCACGAGATGGAGACGGCGTGTCGTCCAGGCACTCTCTTGGAGTCCTTCCTGAACTGTATCGGACCCAAAATTCCGGGATTTTGTCTCATCTATGCATCAACTTTCCGGTCACCGAGCACATACCAGGCGCCTCCGGAGAGCCGAGACTCACAGATAGCTTGCGAAGATTACAGCTATTACGACAAAGCTGTGTCAATTTGA
- a CDS encoding bifunctional cytochrome P450/NADPH--P450 reductase (COG:Q;~EggNog:ENOG410QDBT;~InterPro:IPR002401,IPR001433,IPR036396,IPR017927, IPR003097,IPR017972,IPR023173,IPR029039,IPR001128, IPR008254,IPR017938,IPR039261,IPR023206;~PFAM:PF00175,PF00067,PF00258,PF00667;~go_function: GO:0003958 - NADPH-hemoprotein reductase activity [Evidence IEA];~go_function: GO:0005506 - iron ion binding [Evidence IEA];~go_function: GO:0010181 - FMN binding [Evidence IEA];~go_function: GO:0016491 - oxidoreductase activity [Evidence IEA];~go_function: GO:0016705 - oxidoreductase activity, acting on paired donors, with incorporation or reduction of molecular oxygen [Evidence IEA];~go_function: GO:0020037 - heme binding [Evidence IEA];~go_function: GO:0070330 - aromatase activity [Evidence IEA];~go_process: GO:0055114 - oxidation-reduction process [Evidence IEA]), with translation MSSVQHVPIPGPKGVPFLGNVYDIDQEMPIRSFELLADQYGPIYRLTTFGVSRVVISTQELVDEACNEERFAKSVDGGLGQLRHLLHDGLFTARYPGEENWALAHRVLLPAFGPLSIRAMFDEMQDIANQLVMKWARQGPETPIVVTEDFTRLTLDSIALCAMGTRFNSFYHDSMHPFVEAMVGGLQVASYRAQRPSLLNQLPTSDNNSFWNDISYMRNLAKELTEDRRKHPSDKKDLLNALILGRDPQSGKGLSDESIIDNMITFLIAGHETTSGMLSFVFYYLLKNAPAYKKAQEEVDRVIGRRKITVDDLPKLPYINAVMREALRLNPPASAIRVHAHPTKNKEDPVTLGNGKYVLNKDEPITVLLPKLHRDPKVYGADAEDFKPERMLDENFNNLPRNAWKPFGNGMRGCIGRPFAWQEGLLAIALLLQNFNFQLDDPSYDLRIKQTLTIKPQDFKMRATLRHGLDPITLESALNSGSVPPESSKVASRERKKDAALPEGDMKPMHIFFGSNTGTCEALARRLADDAAAWGFNAKVNSLDSATENVPKGDPVVFIAASYEGQPADNAAHFFEWLSGAKDNELEGINYAVFGCGHHDWTATFYRIPKAINELVGEHGGNRLCDIGLVDTAIADMFTDFDNWSESALWPAISAKFGSKAQGQAGKKASSGLQVEFSSEKRVTTLGLQLQEGYVIENQLLTAPDVSAKRLVRIKLPSDMTYQCGDYLAVLPVNPTSIVRRAMRRFKLPWDAFLTVRKPSQTQSGPSAIPIDTPISAFALLSSYVELSQPASKRDLIALADAAVADEESQAELRYMANSPSRFNEEVVTKRLSLLDILDRYPSIGLPLGDFLAMLPPMRVRQYSISSSPLPDPTECSITVSVLNAPSLSGTDEPYMGVASTYLSILQPDERVHIAVRPSHSGFKPPTDLNTPMIMACAGSGLGPFRGFVMDRAEKILSRSDSITEKPAPAILYVGCRTKGKDDIHAEELAEWSRKGIVDVRWAYSRPTDGSVAQHIQDRITNDRDEVVSLFEQGARIYVCGSAELGKAVRQAFNNIYVDVMKERRRVALEAKQEDVAPEVNDEEVEKFFDHLKASMRYATDVFT, from the exons ATGAGCAGCGTACAGCATGTTCCTATCCCAGGCCCCAAAGGCGTTCCATTTCTGGGAAATGTCTACGATATTGACCAGGAGATGCCAATCCGAAGCTTTGAGTTGCTGGCAGATCAATATG GTCCAATCTACCGCCTGACCACTTTCGGCGTGTCGAGAGTGGTGATTTCTACCCAAGAACTCGTCGATGAAGCGTGCAATGAGGAGCGATTCGCTAAATCGGTAGATGGTGGTTTGGGCCAGcttcgccatcttcttcacgaTGGTTTATTCACAGCCCGGTACCCCGGCGAAGAGAATTGGGCGCTTGCGCACcgtgttcttcttcctgctttTGGGCCCCTATCTATTAGGGCCATGTTCGATG AGATGCAAGACATTGCCAACCAACTCGTCATGAAATGGGCTCGACAGGGACCTGAGACTCCCATTGTGGTCACGGAAGATTTCACCCGCCTGACTCTCGACTCCATCGCTCTCTGCGCCATGGGAACCCGCTTCAACTCCTTCTACCACGATAGCATGCACCCCTTCGTAGAAGCGATGGTTGGTGGATTGCAGGTTGCTAGCTATAGGGCACAGCGGCCATCTTTGTTAAATCAACTGCCCACAAGCGATAACAATTCTTTCTGGAACGATATTTCTTACATGAGAAATTTGGCGAAGGAGTTGACCGAAGATAGGAGAAAGCATCCATCGGACAAGAAGGACCTGCTCAACGCTCTCATCCTTGGCCGAGACCCTCAGTCAGGGAAGGGCCTCAGTGATGAGTCGATCATTGACAACATGATTACCTTCTTGATCGCAG GCCACGAAACTACATCTGGAATGCTGTCCTTTGTTTTCTATTATCTACTCAAAAATGCACCTGCGTATAAAAAGGCACAGGAAGAAGTGGACAGGGTGATTGGCCGACGGAAGATTACCGTGGATGATCTCCCCAAGTTGCCGTATATCAATGCAGTCATGCGAGAAGCACTACGCCTTAACCCCCCGGCGAGTGCCATAAGAGTCCATGCGCATCCGACTAAGAACAAGGAAGACCCCGTGACCTTGGGCAATGGAAAATATGTTCTAAACAAGGACGAGCCAATCACAGTGCTTCTCCCGAAATTACACCGCGACCCCAAGGTCTACGGTGCGGACGCCGAGGACTTCAAGCCAGAGAGGATGCTGGATGAGAATTTCAACAATCTCCCTCGGAACGCCTGGAAGCCTTTTGGAAATGGCATGCGAGGTTGTATTGGGCGGCCATTTGCCTGGCAAGAAGGCTTACTGGCGATTGCTTTGCTGTTGCAAAATTTCAACTTTCAGCTGGATGATCCAAGCTACGACCTGCGGATCAAACAGACACTCACTATCAAGCCGCAGGATTTTAAGATGAGAGCTACTCTCAGGCATGGGCTGGACCCGATAACCTTGGAGTCCGCTTTGAACAGTGGATCCGTGCCTCCTGAGTCTTCCAAGGTAGCTAGCAGGGAACGTAAGAAAGACGCAGCCCTTCCTGAGGGAGACATGAAGCCGATGCACATTTTCTTCGGTAGCAACACCGGAACCTGCGAGGCTTTGGCTCGGAGATTGGCAGATGATGCAGCCGCATGGGGGTTTAATGCCAAGGTCAATTCGTTAGATTCTGCCACTGAGAATGTTCCGAAAGGAGATCCTGTGGTTTTCATTGCTGCATCTTATGAAGGCCAACCCGCTGACAATGCGGCCCACTTTTTCGAGTGGCTAAGCGGAGCGAAGGATAATGAACTCGAGGGCATAAATTATGCCGTATTCGGTTGCGGACATC ATGATTGGACTGCTACCTTTTACCGGATTCCAAAAGCCATCAACGAGCTGGTGGGCGAGCATGGTGGGAATCGCTTGTGTGATATTGGATTAGTTGATACCGCCATCGCCGACATGTTTACTGATTTCGATAACTGGAGTGAGTCGGCATTATGGCCTGCCATAAGTGCGAAATTTGGCTCCAAAGCTCAGGGTCAGGCTGGCAAGAAAGCCAGCTCAGGCCTACAAGTCGAATTCAGCTCGGAAAAGCGAGTGACAACCTTGGGtcttcagctgcaggaaggaTATGTGATTGAGAACCAACTCCTAACAGCACCCGACGTTTCAGCGAAACGACTGGTGAGAATCAAACTTCCAAGCGACATGACCTACCAGTGCGGTGATTACCTTGCCGTGCTTCCCGTGAACCCAACGAGCATCGTCCGTCGAGCAATGCGTCGGTTCAAGCTGCCTTGGGATGCTTTTTTGACTGTTCGCAAGCCATCCCAGACCCAAAGCGGACCGTCAGCCATTCCAATTGACACCCCTATCTCCGCCTtcgctctcctctcctcctatGTTGAACTGTCCCAACCCGCGTCTAAACGAGACCTGATTGCTCTGGCAGATGCAGCTGTGGCCGACGAAGAATCCCAGGCTGAGCTGCGATACATGGCGAACAGTCCTAGCCGCTTCAATGAGGAGGTTGTCACCAAACGCCTCAGCTTGCTGGACATCTTGGATCGTTATCCTTCCATAGGCCTACCCCTCGGCGACTTCCTAGCCATGCTCCCACCCATGCGAGTACGCCAGTACTCtatctcatcctcacccctTCCGGACCCGACAGAATGCTCAATTACAGTGTCCGTGCTCAACgcaccctctctctccggcACAGACGAGCCGTACATGGGCGTAGCCTCTACCTACCTTTCCATTCTCCAACCCGACGAACGCGTTCACATCGCTGTCCGTCCCTCCCACTCAGGCTTCAAGCCCCCCACCGACCTGAACACGCCAATGATAATGGCATGCGCAGGAAGCGGCCTAGGGCCTTTCCGCGGTTTTGTCATGGACCGGGCTGAAAAGATCCTCAGCCGAAGCGACTCTATTACCGAAAAGCCCGCCCCGGCTATTCTCTACGTTGGCTGCCGCACCAAAGGCAAGGACGACATTCACGCCGAAGAGCTCGCTGAATGGTCTCGCAAGGGTATCGTCGACGTCAGATGGGCATACAGCCGTCCCACCGACGGCTCCGTAGCCCAGCACATCCAGGACCGGATTACAAATGACCGCGACGAAGTAGTTTCGCTATTTGAGCAGGGGGCTAGGATCTATGTTTGTGGAAGTGCAGAACTAGGCAAGGCTGTGCGCCAAGCGTTTAACAATATCTACGTCGATGTGATGAAGGAGCGCCGTCGGGTGGCGCTGGAGGCGAAGCAGGAAGATGTCGCACCTGAGGTgaatgatgaggaagttgaaaAGTTCTTTGATCACTTGAAGGCGAGCATGCGTTATGCGACTGACGTGTTCACTTGA